AACCGTCCTGTTGGCGACGACCCTGTCGCTCGGAGCCGCCCCGGCGGCGAAGGACAAGGGCGCGCCGTCCGCGCCCGTACAGAGAAAGAGCAACCTGTCTCCCCTGCCGGCCAGGGAAAAGGGGGTCTCCTCTCACGCACCGTTCGAGGCCGGCGACTGCAGCATATGCCACAAGAGCGCCGACCGTAACGCTCCCGGGCCGATCGCCGCACCGGTCAACGATCTGTGCCTGGGTTGCCACGAGGACTTCCGGAAAGTCCTCTCCCGGAAATCCGTACACGCCCCGGCCGGGAAAAGCTGCGTCAACTGTCACAATCCGCATAACTCCCGGCAGATAAAACTGCTCGTCGAAGAGCCTCTTGCGTTGTGCCTTGGGTGCCACGAGAAGATCAAGGACCTTGCGATCCAGTCCGCGGTCAAGCACGACCCCGTCACGAAGGGAGCGAAATGCGCCAACTGCCACAACCCGCACGGCGCGAACGTCGAGCACCTGCTCATCCGGCTTTCCTTCCAGCTTTGCGTCGGCTGCCACGGCAAGGACGAGGTTGTGGACCGGGAAGGCAGGAAGCTCACAAATATCCGGAAGCTCCTGGAGGAAAACCCGAAACATCACGGCCCGGTGGCCGCCGAGGACTGCAGCGCATGCCACAATCCCCACGGGTTCAAATACTTCCGGCTCCTCACCACCGAATACCCGGCGACGTTCTACTCCCCGTACGATCCCAGGCTGTATGCCCTCTGTTTCGAATGTCACGAACCGCGAGTGGCCGCCGAGCCGGAAACGACGACGCTGACGCAGTTCCGCGACGGGAAGCGCAACCTGCACTACGTTCACATCAACAAGACCGAACGAGGCCGCACTTGCCGCGCATGCCATGAAGTCCATGCGTCCAAACAGCAGCACCAGCTTCGCGAAGGGGTCCCTTACGGCTCGAAGGGATGGCTGCTCAAACTCAATTACACGAAGACACCGACCGGCGGCTCCTGCGAAAAGACCTGTCACGGCGCGTATTCCTACAACAACGGCGGCACCCCTGCGAAGAACGAACCGGCGAAGAAAAAGTGAGGCGCCTTCGATGCGAAACGCGTATCCGGCCTTGACCGTCGCGATTTTCGGCTGCCTGTCGATCTGGCCCGCCGCGTGGGGGTTCGCGCACGCCGAAGTGGGCAGCGTGATCGATGATGTCGAAATGACGGCGCTGGACGGAGGGAAACGGCGCCTGCTTGCCGACAACTCCGTCAACGTCTTCGTATTTTTCAAGCCGGGGCAGG
This region of Thermodesulfobacteriota bacterium genomic DNA includes:
- a CDS encoding cytochrome c3 family protein; the protein is TVLLATTLSLGAAPAAKDKGAPSAPVQRKSNLSPLPAREKGVSSHAPFEAGDCSICHKSADRNAPGPIAAPVNDLCLGCHEDFRKVLSRKSVHAPAGKSCVNCHNPHNSRQIKLLVEEPLALCLGCHEKIKDLAIQSAVKHDPVTKGAKCANCHNPHGANVEHLLIRLSFQLCVGCHGKDEVVDREGRKLTNIRKLLEENPKHHGPVAAEDCSACHNPHGFKYFRLLTTEYPATFYSPYDPRLYALCFECHEPRVAAEPETTTLTQFRDGKRNLHYVHINKTERGRTCRACHEVHASKQQHQLREGVPYGSKGWLLKLNYTKTPTGGSCEKTCHGAYSYNNGGTPAKNEPAKKK